Part of the Leptotrichia massiliensis genome, AAATCTAGAATTTGAGTCTCATCTCCGTTAGTCTGCTGCAATAAAAGTGCCTGATAATATTCGGCAATCCCTTTGCTTTTTTTCATATATCTATTAAAAAACATTGTTCCATTTTCAGCAAGATAAGTGTAGGCAAGTCCGTAAATATCTTCATTTCCTAATTTTGCTGATTCATTCATATTTTTCATTATATGTTCGTAGTCTTTTTTTTCTAAAATTCCAATAAGACTTTTTTCAAGTGCATCATAACCTGTATCAGTTTTTGAGCAAGATACTGAAAGCAATAACACAAATAATATATTTATCCATTTTTTCATATTTTTATCACATGTCCTATTCGTTTAAAAATTGTTCCCCCCGCTTTTTTGTTCTTTTTTTAGTTTACAAATTCAGATTCATACTCAAACTGTTTATTTTACAGTTGTTCCAATTTTTACCTCATCATTTATAACTACCAATTTTGTTTTTTTCTTTTCTGTAGTTGTTAAAAGCATTCCTTGTGACAATTCACCTTTTAACTCAACTGGATTTAGATTTAATACAGCCTGTGCTTTTTTTCCGACTAATTCCTGCTCATTTGGATACCATTTTGCGATCCCAGAAATAATCTGTCTCTTCTCTTTCCCTGTATTTACAATGAATTTTAACAATTTATCTGCATTTTCAATTTTCTCTACTTTTTCAATTTGAACAACTTTTATTTCAATTTTATTAAAATCATCTATTGTAATTGGATTTTCAATTTTCAAGTTTTCATTGTAGTCTTTTTTAGGCTCTTCTTCCAGCTCAATTCTTGGGAACAATGGAACTGCTTCATTCAATTTATTTCCAGTAGGATAGCTTTTCCATTCTTTTATGTCGTCCAGATGTAATTTTGTCACATCCTTGTCAAGTCCTAGCTGATTTATCATTTTTTGTGCAGTTTCTGGCATAAATGGCGAAATCAGCACTGCAATTTTGTAAAGTGAATCGACTAAGTTGTACATAACAGTTGATAGCCTGTCCTTTCGGCTTTCATCCTTTGAAAGTTTCCAAGGCTCACACTCATCAATATATTTATTCATCCTTGAAATAAATTTCCAAATGTCTTTTAGTCCTTCAGAAAATTGATAATTATTTATATGTTTATCTAAATCAGTCAATGTACTTTGCCACAATTCCTTAACTTCAATATCAAAACTTTCTTCAACTTCATTTAACACAACTTCTGAGTTAAAATATTTCTTTTGCATTCCAATCGTTCTATTAAGTAAATTTCCCAAGTCGTTTGCCAAATCGGCATTTATTCTCTGAACCATCGCTTTTTTAGAATAATCAGCATCCTGTCCAAAAGTCGCCTCTCTCATCAGATAGTACCTAAAAGCGTCAAGTCCGTATTTTTCAACTTCTTCCTCTGGATTAACAACATTTCCAAGTGATTTTGACATTTTTTCACCTTCCACAGTCCACCAACCATGTGCTGCAATCGTATCAGGCAACTTTATTCCAGCTGACATAAGCATCGCAGGCCAGATTATAGCATGAAATCTCAAAATATCCTTCCCAACAACATGATTTACAGTTCCATTAGTCCAGAATTTATCAAACTGCTCTGTATCATTTGAAAATCCTGCTCCTGTCAGATATATATTCAAAGCGTCAAACCATACATAAATTATATGTCCTTCTTCCAGGTCTAATGGTATTCCCCAATCAAATGTAGTTCTTGAAATTGATAAATCTTGAAGCCCTTGCTTTATAAAGGCAATTACTTCATTTTTCTTTCCTTCTGGCTTTATAAAATCAGAATTTTTTTCAATATGTTCCAATAACGCATTTTCATATTTGGATAATTTAAAAAAATACGAAGTTTCTTTTACATCAATAACTTCTTTTCCCATATATTTTCCATCAACAAGCTGATTTTCAGGAACAAAAGTTTCTTCAGAAACACTATATTTACCAACATACTCTCCTCTGTAAATATCCCCCTTGTCATGCACTCTTTTTATTATTTCTCTTACAGTTTTTAAATGTCTTTCCTGCGTCGTTCTTAAAAAATCTGTATTTGAAATATTTAACTTTTCCCATAAAGTTGTGAAATTAAGAGACATTTTATCTACCCATTGCTGTGGTGTAAATCCATTTTTTTCAGCTGCTTCCTGAATTTTCTGTCCATGTTCATCGACTCCAGTCATAAAGCCAACTTCTTTCCCAGTTAACCTTTTGTATCTGGATACAACATCACATATTATAGTTGTGTAAGCTGTTCCTACGTGCGGTGCGGCATTAGGATAATAAATTGGCGTTGTTATGTAAAATGGTTTTGACATTTTTTTTCCTCCTTCTGATTTTATAATATTTATGTCTGTAGTTTTATATTTTTAAAGTTATTATTTATGTAAAACTTTCTTCTTTAAAGTCAACATTTTTGTTTTTATTGTATTTTTTATTGTAAATTTCAAATGCCTTATTTCCAGCCTGATGTATTTTTTCTTTTACTAATTTTATTGACTCTTCTAAAGTTGTTTCCTTTGTTAAGTAAAATGGCTCTGCAACATAATGAACACATCTAGAAAATGGAACAGGTATTTCAAGTTTGTCCCACATATTCTTAAAAATCCACTTTTTACTGCAATAAGAACTAACTGGAACGATTGGCATTCCTGTTTTCTGTGCTATAAAAATTGCCCCTGCCTTAGGCTCAAAAATAGGTCCTCTTGGTCCGTCTATCGCAATTCCAAGTGTATAATCTTTTTTAGCGTATTTCATAGCTTCTTTTAAACTTTTTATGTTATCTCTATTCGAGGATCCTCGAATAAGCTCATTGCACTCTCTTTTAAGAAGTTCAGCCAATATCTCACCATCTTTTGACGCACTTACAATAGAAGCTTTTTTCTTAATAATTCTGGTGGCGTTACACACTGTAAAAATTTTTCTATGCCAGAAAACGATAATATTTGGACTATTCATTTCTACTCCATCCGCATAAAAATATTCCTTTCTTGTCATAAAACTAAGTATTCTATATACAATGTGAAGAATTGCACCTAAAAATTTATATTTATTCATTTTTTCTCCCATTATTTTTAAATTATCCTCAAATCCCTTAATAAATTAATAGTTTAATATTAAGTAAAATAATCATAACTTTTCTTATATTTTTAGATTCTTGAAAATTTGTTTAAAGCTTATTTAAAATAACATTTTTATATTTGCATTTTAAAATGTTTTGCTATTTCTGAAATTTTACTTTCTATCACTTCGTTAGTTTCATTTTTTCTATAATTATCATCAAGTCTTGTACAAAGCAAAGTTGCATAACCAAATAAAAAGTACCATATTTTATTTACAGCTTTTTTGGCTTCTTCTTCCTCCAACGCTGGAAAACTTTCCAATAAATTTTGTTTTGTCAAAAGTTCATTTAACGTTTCTTCATAAAGTTTTTCAAATCTTTCTGTTGTATCTAAAAAAATTGTCCTGAATAATTCCTTTTCTTCTCTTGCAAAAATTGCAAAACCAATCGCACCACTCAATATTTTTCTTTCAGAATAATTTCCATATAAATATTTTTTTAATTTCTCTTTACACACATTTATAATTTCTTCCTTTAATTCATCAACTGTACTAAAATTAAAATAAATCGGTGCTGTTGAACATTTTAAGTAATTAGCAATTTTCCTGACACTAATATTTTGAAACCCCTCTTTTTTCATCAATTCATATCCCGCCTCAATCACTACTTCCTTCGTAAATTTAAGCCTAGACATATTTTCTCCTTTTCAGATTTCCATTTGTTTATAATTTTTATACATTAATTTTTTCATAAATGCAAAATTTCCAGCCATCATAGTTTTCTTCTGTCAAAGTTACCCATTTATCCAACTCTATTTCTGGAAAATAAGCATCTGCCTCAGTATCAGAAAAATCAATATGGCTCATATAAATCCTTTTTATAATTCCCATTTCAAGAAATTTTTTGTAAATCTCCCCTCCGCCAATAATAAAAATTTCTTCTGTAAAATCTTTATACTTTTCAATAACTTTTTGAAAATCGTCATAAAATTCCAGCTTAGTAGTTTCGTTTTCATATTTTTTTCTATCTTCTTTAAATTTCTCATCCGTTTCCAAAAAATTCCTAGATAAAACTATATTTGTTCGGTTTGGTAAAGCTCTACCTATACTTTTATAAGTATTTCTTCCCATAATAACCGTCTTTCCTGTCGTTATTTTCTTAAAGTTTTTCAAATCTTTAGGAATATGCCACAAAAGCTGATTATTTTTCCCAATTTCATTATTTTTCCCAACAGCGACTATTAAGCTAAACATAAACATCACCTTTCTGCTGTATCTTATTTTTTATACTAAAACTACTCTAAAATCCAAATAAGAATTTAATTTGATTTCCACTTAGGTTTTAAAGAAGTTTTAGTATAAATTTTTGGATTAAACTGCAACTTCAAATTTAATTACAGGATGGCTTTCATAATTTTCTAACGTAATATCCTCGAATGTCAATTCATTAAATGGCTTATCTGCAATATTAATTTTGGCAAGTTTTAACGGTTCTCTTGTCAGTTGCTCCTTTAGCCCTTCAATATGATTTTCATAAATATGAGCATCAATTATTGTATGAGCAAATTCTCCAACTTCATATCCACATTCTTTTGCAATCATCATTGTAAGCAATGAGTAACAAGCTAGATTAAACGGTATTCCTAGTGCAATATCTCCGCTTCTTTGTGTTAAATGACAGTTAAGTTTATTCCCAAGAACATTAAACGCAAAAGTATAATGACATGGCGGTAATTTACTGATTGTTGCATTTCCTGGATTCCAAGCCAAAACTATCATTCTTCTTCCATTTTTGTGATTAGGATTTGTTTTCATTTCCTTCAAAGTGTCAATAATATACTGAATCTGGTCAAATACAAGCTGCCCATTTTCTTCTCTAGTTACCCAAGGATTATTTTCATCAGCAAAAACTTCTCCATCTAACGAAATTTCAGGCACTGGATACCTTCTCCAGAATCTTCCATAAGCTGTTTCGAGTCTTCCTTCCTCATCCGCCCAAGCATCCCATATTTTCGTCTTTTTTCGTAAGTTTTTAATATGCTCTTCTCCTGATAAATACCAGAACAGCTCGTGCAACATCGAGTTAAAATACATTTTTTTTGTTGTCAAAAGGGGATAACCCTCGCTTAAATCTACTTTATATGAATAAGCAAAAGTAGAAATTGTATCAACTCCTGTTCTGTTTTCCTTTTTTATTCCATTGTCAAGTACATACTTAACCATATCCAGATATTGTTTCATTTTCTCTCCAATTCTATTTTTCTTACCTATTTTAATTTTATAAGACTTAAATTAATATTCAAAATTATTCTGTCTTAAAGCCTCAAACAGCACAATCGCCACAGCATTTGACAAATTCAGCGAACGTCCAAGCGGAAGCATTGGGATTGTAATATTATTTTCCTTATATTTATTTAATATTTCTTCTGGTATTCCACGTGATTCAGGCCCAAACATTATATAATCGCTGTCATTAAATTTTACATCTGTGTACCTTTGTTTTGTTTTTGTTGTTGCAAAATAGATTTTTGCATTAC contains:
- the metG gene encoding methionine--tRNA ligase; the protein is MSKPFYITTPIYYPNAAPHVGTAYTTIICDVVSRYKRLTGKEVGFMTGVDEHGQKIQEAAEKNGFTPQQWVDKMSLNFTTLWEKLNISNTDFLRTTQERHLKTVREIIKRVHDKGDIYRGEYVGKYSVSEETFVPENQLVDGKYMGKEVIDVKETSYFFKLSKYENALLEHIEKNSDFIKPEGKKNEVIAFIKQGLQDLSISRTTFDWGIPLDLEEGHIIYVWFDALNIYLTGAGFSNDTEQFDKFWTNGTVNHVVGKDILRFHAIIWPAMLMSAGIKLPDTIAAHGWWTVEGEKMSKSLGNVVNPEEEVEKYGLDAFRYYLMREATFGQDADYSKKAMVQRINADLANDLGNLLNRTIGMQKKYFNSEVVLNEVEESFDIEVKELWQSTLTDLDKHINNYQFSEGLKDIWKFISRMNKYIDECEPWKLSKDESRKDRLSTVMYNLVDSLYKIAVLISPFMPETAQKMINQLGLDKDVTKLHLDDIKEWKSYPTGNKLNEAVPLFPRIELEEEPKKDYNENLKIENPITIDDFNKIEIKVVQIEKVEKIENADKLLKFIVNTGKEKRQIISGIAKWYPNEQELVGKKAQAVLNLNPVELKGELSQGMLLTTTEKKKTKLVVINDEVKIGTTVK
- a CDS encoding lysophospholipid acyltransferase family protein, with translation MNKYKFLGAILHIVYRILSFMTRKEYFYADGVEMNSPNIIVFWHRKIFTVCNATRIIKKKASIVSASKDGEILAELLKRECNELIRGSSNRDNIKSLKEAMKYAKKDYTLGIAIDGPRGPIFEPKAGAIFIAQKTGMPIVPVSSYCSKKWIFKNMWDKLEIPVPFSRCVHYVAEPFYLTKETTLEESIKLVKEKIHQAGNKAFEIYNKKYNKNKNVDFKEESFT
- a CDS encoding TetR/AcrR family transcriptional regulator, which gives rise to MSRLKFTKEVVIEAGYELMKKEGFQNISVRKIANYLKCSTAPIYFNFSTVDELKEEIINVCKEKLKKYLYGNYSERKILSGAIGFAIFAREEKELFRTIFLDTTERFEKLYEETLNELLTKQNLLESFPALEEEEAKKAVNKIWYFLFGYATLLCTRLDDNYRKNETNEVIESKISEIAKHFKMQI
- a CDS encoding dihydrofolate reductase produces the protein MFSLIVAVGKNNEIGKNNQLLWHIPKDLKNFKKITTGKTVIMGRNTYKSIGRALPNRTNIVLSRNFLETDEKFKEDRKKYENETTKLEFYDDFQKVIEKYKDFTEEIFIIGGGEIYKKFLEMGIIKRIYMSHIDFSDTEADAYFPEIELDKWVTLTEENYDGWKFCIYEKINV
- the thyA gene encoding thymidylate synthase, giving the protein MKQYLDMVKYVLDNGIKKENRTGVDTISTFAYSYKVDLSEGYPLLTTKKMYFNSMLHELFWYLSGEEHIKNLRKKTKIWDAWADEEGRLETAYGRFWRRYPVPEISLDGEVFADENNPWVTREENGQLVFDQIQYIIDTLKEMKTNPNHKNGRRMIVLAWNPGNATISKLPPCHYTFAFNVLGNKLNCHLTQRSGDIALGIPFNLACYSLLTMMIAKECGYEVGEFAHTIIDAHIYENHIEGLKEQLTREPLKLAKINIADKPFNELTFEDITLENYESHPVIKFEVAV
- a CDS encoding tRNA (cytidine(34)-2'-O)-methyltransferase; protein product: MNIVLLNPEIHVNTGNIGRTCVLTNTKLHLIKPLGFELDDKKIKRAGLDYWKDVQLFVWENWEHFWQENIENSNAKIYFATTKTKQRYTDVKFNDSDYIMFGPESRGIPEEILNKYKENNITIPMLPLGRSLNLSNAVAIVLFEALRQNNFEY